The Leptolyngbya sp. 'hensonii' sequence GGCCCAAAGGCTGAGCTTCCAGGCAGAAGAACTGCATCGCCTGAATCAGTTAAAAGATGATTTCCTCGCCAACGTCTCCCACGAGATGCGCACCCCCCTCACCGATCTCAAACTGGCGATTCGCATGTTGGAATTGGTTTTAGATCGACAGGGATTACTGGATGCCCAGGCTTCTCCCGCCTCAGCCTCCATTGTGCGCTATCTCAAAATTGTGAATGAAGGGTGCAATCGGGAAATGGAACTGGTGAACGACCTCCTGGAAATTCGGGCGATCGATGCCAACGCCTACCCTGTTTCTTTGACTGCAGTTAATTTTCAGGAATGGCTTCCTGCTCTGGTTGAAAACTTTCAGCTACGCACTGAGGCCGTCCAGCACAGGCTGAACGTCAATGTGCTTCCTGATATCCCTCCTATCCTTTTGGATCAAACCTGTCTGGCTCGCATTCTGACAGAACTCCTCAACAATGCCTGTAAGTACACCCCAGAGGGTGAACAAATCATTGTTTCTGTCAGAGTTATCCGGACAGAAGGGGGACAAGGCGGAGAACTGCCCACTCCTGACTGTCTCCAGATCCGCATTAGCAATTCTGGCACCGAAATTCCTGAGTCTGAACAGGCTCGCATTTTTGAGCCTTTCTATCGGATTCCCGGTAGCGATCGCCGACAACAGGGAGGCTCTGGGTTAGGTCTGGCTCTCCTCAAGAAACTGGTCCAACTGCTGCAGGGCAAGATTACGGTTACCAGCAGCCAGGGATGGACCAATTTTACGATTACCCTGCCCGTATCACTCCCCTGAACCAATCGCTATCGTTCAAAACCAATCTGCCCATGGTTCAGCTTCTCACAGATAAATCTCTGCACAAGGTCTAATTCCTGAAATAAGACTTTTCCATCCGCATGGATAGCAACATTAATTTGCTGTAACTCGTAAGGCGTCACTTTGCCATCGATCACAGCTTGTTTGATGAGATGCTCTAACTTTTCCAGATCCTCAAGTTCTGCCTGAGTCAGAGGCTGGGCATTGGGATGTTCAATTTTCATAGCCACCTCCAAAAATGGGGCCAATCCCATGATCGCCTGTCCCCTATCGGAAGGATGATTTTTTTAGATTTATTTTCTTAAGGGTATAGGAATACGGAATGTCGGAACCGTAGAGACCGGATGGGTCATGTCTCCATTCCCTATGGCCTATGGGGAAGCGGCTAGCTGGAGGGAACGAGGCGTTTTTGGAGAGCCTCCAGACGCCGTTTAGCCACTCCATTCTGAGGTTCCAGGTTCAACACCTGTTCGTAGGTTTCGATCGCAGAGGGGATCAATTGCTTCCGTTCATAGGCATGCCCCAGATTATTCAAAGCGGTTACATACTCTGGTTTAATCTTCAAGGCTTCTTTATATTGCCGAATGGCGATATCGTACTGCTCTTGGGCAAAGTAGGCGAATCCCAGGGCATTGTAGATCGGTGCACTTTCAACGGTCTCTAAAGTAGGAGCTTTAAGTGCCCTTTCAAACTGTTTCACCGCCTGACTGAACAATTTCTTCTGCAGATAGATTCCACCCAGTTCATAGTATTCCTGAGCTGTTCCCTTTTCCTTTGCTAATTTCCCCTCTAAGCGGGAGAGCGTTCCTTCAATTTTTCGGGTTTGAATCGCCTGCCGCACGATAAAAAAAGCTGCCGCACTGAGCAAAACTAACAAGAGCGAGAGATAGAGAACCGGTAATGAGCCACCAATGTCCATATCTAAACCTTAGCTGACGCTTATATCTTAAAAACTGCAAAACTTCAACTTCAAACGGGTAAAAAATCTTGTCTTATTTCTTATTCAAGCAGGGGAGGGACCTGCATCACTGTTTTAGGAATCTTGAGTTTCAACGGTGAACGTTCAGGTTTGAATTCCCCTCCTGCATCACCACGACCGGTAACCCCCAGAATTCTGCCCGTTCTTGCAGCCAACCTTCTTTGCGCCAGCGATCGAGGGCTCCATTGACTTGCCGTCGCAGGTCATCATACTGCTTCCCCTTAGGCATGACAACGCAAAGGGGTTCCGCTGAGAGCAATGTTGGCAAAATTTTGTATTGGGAATACTCTTGAGCCCAACCACTCAGGACCGTGACGTCTCCAGCAAAGGCAACAGCCTGCCCACCTTGCAACAGTTGGAGAGCGCTAGCGTAGGAGTCTACCCCAATCAATTTGGCCGAGGGCAGAAAATACCGAACTGTATCGATAGTCGTGGAATTTTTCAGCACAGCGATCGGCTGATTCCTTAAATCTTTCAGGTGCCGAATCGAGTGCCGAGCTGTGATCAGGCCCGTTCCATCAATGTAGTAGGGGGTGCTAAAACTGACAAGGCGGGCTCGGGGTCCGGTAACCGTCAGCCGAGCAATAACCAAATCGACCCGATCCTCCAGCACAGCCGGTAGACGATCGCGATTTAAAACAGGGTGCAGGGTAATCGCATCGTCCCGACCCAAAATTTCCAGCGCCAAGCGACGGGCAATATCAATCTCTAAGCCAGTTAGCTGACCGGAAGACGTTCTAAATCCCAGAGGTCGAAGATTGTCCTTCACGGCTACAATCAGGCGCTGCCGTTGCCGGATCGTGGCCAGGTCAGCTGTAAACGCCGGACGAATGATCAGGGGAAAGATGGTCAGGAGAGAAAGCAAGGTCACAGATAAAATCCGCGCCTGTTTCAATCCTGGCCTTCCCTGTCCCATATCACTTTGCCTGAGCAGCCAGTTGCACAACCTGGCTGAACCCAGATGGGTCCAGCACTGCCATCTGAGCCAGCATTTTACGATTAATCTGCACATCTACTTTCTTGAGATTGCCGATCAGCTTGCTGTAGCTCATCCCATAGGGTCGAACAGCGGCATTGATACGGGTAATCCAGAGGCGACGAAAATCTCGCTTGCGCTTACGACGATCGCGATAGGCATTCCGCAATGCCTTCATCACCTGCTGGTTAGCAGTTCGGAATAGGGTAGAGTGAGATCCACGAAAACCCTGAGCCAGTTTGAGAATTTTGTCGCGACGCTTACGAGCGACATTACCGCGCTTTACACGAGTCATAGATTTAACAAATCTGGATTACAAGTAGGGAAGCATGAGACGAACATTTTCTTCATCCCGCTCATTCACAAGAGCGAAATGGGCCAGACGGTTTTTGCGCGTTGCACCTTTGTGTTGCAACAAGTGATTCCGATTAGTCTGACGGTGGAGGATCTTGCCACTGCCAGTCGCTCTAAAGCGCTTGGCGGCAGCCTTGCGAGTCTTCAGTTTAGGCATGGATGGGACTCAATTCGACACAGTCTATTATTCTACTGCCGAATTCGCCTTGAAGGCAACTGAATTAGACTTTTTTTCAGGCCAGAGGTAGATGGCTCCAGAAATTAGGGTTAGGCTCACCGAAACCCAGAAGGCGATCAGGGCAGGTTGTTGCCAAAGTTCAGGTAAGGGCGCAATCAGAAGGGAGACGGCCAGGATTTGACTGACTGTCTTGAGTTTCCCCCAGAGATTTGCCCCCGTGATGGTTTTGCCAGGATTAACCCGCCACCCTGCGATTCCCAGTTCCCTGGCCAGAATCAAAAAGACACCCCAGGCAGGCACCTGCTCCAATTCGACCAAAGCCAGTAGGGGAGCTAACACCAGCAATTTATCCACTAAAGGATCTAGAAACTTGCCCAGGTCTGTCACCTGATTCCATTGACGGGCCAGATACCCATCTAACCAATCTGTGCTGGCTCCGATCGTAAACAGGATCAAGGCTATCCAACGCTGCTGTGAAGTTGGCTGATGCAACACATAGAGCAGAAAAGGCACGACAGCCAGACGAGAAACAGTAATCCAGGTTGGAATATTCATATTCCTCAGCCTTCTCTGACACCGACGGAAACTCTGAATCTGATGGATATGCTCCGCTCAGCTTTTCCACGGTATGACTTCTTCCATTATCCAGTCTTTCGGGTCTGGTCTTGATCGGGCTTCAATAAAAAAAACCGAGAGCGCAACAATGCGCTCTCGGGAAAAAGTTTACTCCACACCTCTCAAGTCTGCCTTAGGAGTGAATTGCAGCCGTCGCTCATGTTAAAGACATCCTCAGATCGAGCAGACGAGGCAAATCCGCTTTAGACCAGAGCTGACTAGCAAGCTCCTTCTTTCTTTAAGACCACCCAAAAGGTTTTCAGAATCAGACTTAAGTCATAAGCGAGGGACCACTTACGCTGGTACAGCAGGTCGAGTCGGATAATATCCTCAAAATCCTTAACAGAAGACCGACCGTTAACCTGCCATTCACCAGTGATGCCAGGCTTGACATCGAGACGCTTCCAGTGATGCTGCTTGTAGCGTAGAACTTCATCAACAGTCGGGGGACGAGTACCCACCAGGCTCATATCTCCCATGAGAACATTCCAGAATTGGGGGAGTTCATCCAGACTGGTTTTTCTCAGAAAACGGCCAACCCGGGTGATCCTGGGGTCATTGCGATTCTTAAAAATACTGCCTTTAGCTTCGTTATTAACCAGATGCTTCAGCTGGTCCGCATCTACTACCATGGAACGAAATTTCCAGATCCGGAAGGGGCGACCTTTCAGGCCACAGCGAATCTGACTATACAGAACCGGTCCAGGATTATCGAGCTGAACCGCGATGGCCAGGGGAATAAAGATCAGAGCAGTAAACGTCAATCCAACCAGGGCACCCACAACATCGACCAGCCGCTTAAATTTGCTGACGGTCGAAGGGTGAACATTGGCTGGGGAAGCCAGGGACTTGAACTTTAAGCCAGTCAACACGGGAGTTGAGATGGAGATAGGGATAACGGTTGGGGTGATGTCAGTCGTAATCACGATATTCAACCTGCTCTTCCGCAAACGAGGTGTGTCTTGAGGAAATACTACGAGGTCTTGATTGAGGTTGGGTAGTAAAAATACAGAGATTTGTCCAATCTTTGAAGTAGAGGATTGTTTTGTGAAATTCTCATAAGGATGGCGTAGATAACGCAGCGCAAGCTGTCCATATCACTTTTGCCCCAGAAACAAGGATTTATCGCACCCCTTCTACCTGAAACAGACAGGAACATACTTCTCAGGAATATTTCGTAAGGAGTCTGGGGCCGCAACGGGAGGACTCTAACCCTGGATGATGAATCATCCTCATCACAGCTTTGTGAAGATTGTGAGAAGCAAGATGCGACCTACCCCAAGGGCGACGCAAAACCTGGATCGATGCAGGCATATCCATTTTATCTCTAAAGAGAGAATCACCTGGAAAGCTCCTGGAAATTGATCGCAAATGGTTCTTCCAATTTCTGTTGTGCACTGGCAAGAATGCGCCCCAGATAACGCTGTAGCCGACTACTCTGAACTGGATTTGGCCGATAGAGTGAATGGCCTGCTTGAAAGACTTCTTTATAAAAGAGTGGTTCTGCAAGGAGAGCCTGATAGTCTGGATTGTGCTGGGACTGGGTAGTCAACAGAACCCTATCCCGCTGGGTAGGAACGAGTCCTGGCGGGAGATGTCCTTCCAGGAGAGCCAGGATGTGGGTCTGGCAGGCCTGGGTGTTAATCCCTCGCCGCTCCAAACGTTGCATCACGCCCCCCAGGGATGAGGGCTGTTCTGGAAAGGTGCGGAGCAACTCTAGAAGAAGAAAATAATCGCCATATTGCTGGCGGGGCAAATCAAGTACCTGGGAATAAAACGGCAGCAGGGCCAGACCGTAAGCAATTCGGCTACAAGCTGAGACTCCTAAAGGCTGCAGCGGATAAGTATCCTGAATAATCACAGCATTGGGTAACTTCTGGCGTAGCCATCGGGTTAGCACGGCCAGAGAGGCAGTTCCACCTGTACATACCACCTGCTTGATAGCCTGGGCTTCAAAATTAGCCTGACTTAACAGAGTATTAAGCTCTCGATTGAGGCGCTGGACAAAAGGGAGCAGAATTTGACTTTCATATTGCCGTCGAGTGATCGTCCAGCGATCGCTCCCCCATTCCATGGTCAAGCGTTCCTGATGCTGCAACACCAGTTTCAGATGTCGGGCCATGTCTAGCAGATACTGTCCAGTTCCTGAGCTGCGTAAGTGCTGTTGTAGCCGGGATCGGCCTTCGGGGTCTGCTTCTACTGGTAGGGGCAAAGTCAGTCCTTTGAGATCAAAATCCAACTGCAAATCTCCGACACCATTATGAAGAACTGATGAAGTTTGAACCCAAGAAGGGCGGGGAAGGGGTGACTCCTGCGGTTCCAACTGTCCCAACGAAGAAACCTCTCCAGATCTGGACTTAGCCAAATGGGGTGCTAAGAGCTGGCAAACAATATCCTGGTCAATGCCACCACCGGCATAGGCAAAGCTGCGCATGGTGAAATTTTTGTAAGTCAGGAGTTGCAGGTCCTGGGGAATATCTACTGCTGCCAGTTCCGTTGCAGTGGCTCCCATGCTGAGCACCAGCGTTTTCCCCTTCCAGACCAAATTTGTTTCTTGCTCCCCCTTAATTCGAATATCCCCACGCTCTCCCGCTTGTCGCAGCCCCGATAACAGGGCTGCAATAGGTTCCTCAATAAAGAAAATCAGATCGGGAGAGGGGACGAGTCCTGCCCCCAAAACAGCTTCTCGCACATTGAAACTGTAGGTGTCGGGCCAATTGACGGGATACCCAATAATGACCCCTGCGAGCTGGTCGATCGCAGCAGAAAAAGTGCTGGGATCAATTCCTGTGGCGGCACAAGCTAGTGTTCCATAGCCCACCTGCTCCCCTACAGTCTCGTCCATCTGACGGCCCTCGGCACTGCCTACTGTCAGGGTGGTCAACAGAAGTTGCAGCGCCTGTTGAATTGCAATCAGGGAAATCTCCTGCTGCTCCGTCCACTGGATCATGGGTTCCCAGTTTGGCTTTTGAATCGAGATAGAGGGAATCCCCACTTTGAGGTAGGGTTTAAAGTTTTGCAACAAGATCCCAGGAGCCGCTGCTGCTTCTGTGACAGAGGCTGGTAAGCGAAAACAGCGTTCAGGTTCGGCACTGGTCGTTTCATACCAGTAAATCGGATGGAGCTTACCCGTCAGATAATTCAGGAGTACTGCCGAACATCCTGTCGTCCCGACATCAATACCCAGATACCAGATTGGTGTGTCATGGATAGACTGGCTCAGAATCGCAGGAGGACGATTACTGGCTACTATCTTCCCGAAGGATTGTGAATCTGAAATATGAAGATCTGGCTCGATTAGATTTTTTTTTTGACGTTGTCCAATGGATTGTTTGGGTCTGGGAAGTCCTCGTCGAACAGACTTCCCGGAAAGTCAGCGAAAACATCTTCCAGAGTTACCTCTGAGATCTTCATTGCCATCGAAGCCCCTGATTGATCGCTCCCCTGCGGTTTTAGTGGCAAGGAAGGGTCTGAATCAGAGTCCTCTGAATCAACCGCAGGCAAATCCCCAAATAAATCATCCAGATTTTCTAGCGTTAGATTGGAAGGTTCTGTTGGAGAGACCGGGTTCGGATCCGGGTCAGCCAATTCACTCGACAAAGAGGACCCAATTCGGGGAGAAATCACCGATGAAAGATCCTCACTTTCATCGGTAGGCAGGAGATCGGGGAGAGCGAGATCGGGATTGGGATCAGACAGATGAGTTGCGAAGTCATCCAGGGTCAGGTCATCCCAGTTGGGGAGAGTGGACGATACTCCTGGAGAACTGGCAGACTTTGGGGTTGGAGAGGAGGGAGGTCTACTTTCAATGGCAGCAAGACCCAGGTTTTCAGCCTGCGTTTCTGGCTTCTCTAAACTCTCCAGGTTATACAAATCCTCACTTAACTGCTGCAGGGTATCCGGATTGATAGAAAGATTAATCTCTGTCTTATCTTCACGATCGTCGGTGGCCAGCAGATTCTCTTCTGGGGCAGCCGGGATATACCCTTCATCCAGAGAGGCTGCTATCGTAGACTCTCCCTGTCCCAGGGATGGCAGTTGCATATCTCTGTCGGGGGCTCCTGCTGCTGGGCCTGCTAGGGGCCGAGACGGGTCCAGACCAGGGCCTGTCGCTGGTTCCAAAGGTTCTTCACCCAACAGATTGTAGAGAACTAATTCTGGGGGCTGGGGGCGATCGGCACCCTCAGAGTCAGAAGTCTGCTCGGACGAAAGTATGGGTGAAATCAGCTCAAACAGTTCATCCATCGAATCTTCTGTCAGGGGTTTGGTGGTTCCTGGAGAAGGCGTGGTAGAGGGATCTGGGGGGTTGGACTCCTCAAATAGCAATAGATTATCCAGGGTGAGAGAGTCCTCACCTGGAAGAACAGGAAACTCCTCTGTATCATCAAGGAACTCGGTTTTAGCCGAAGGCTCTAGGGCGCTAACCTTTCCGACATCGCCTGAGGCGCTGGTTGAGATCAGGGGCTGACCAGAATTCGCTGTGGGCTGAGCTACTGTGGGGGGCGAAGCGGTTGGCTTAGGGATCTCCTGGGTTCCAAACAGGCTGTTATAAAAATCATCTAGTTCGTAGAAAGTTTCGTTGTCAGCCAGTGCTGGTTCCTCTACTTCCAGGTTGGTAGGGGAGCCAGCACTGGCCAGGGAATCCCCCAAAGAATCTGGAGGGGAAGCCGGTCCCTCCTCCTGCAGAGACGCGCTGAGCTGTTCCAAAAATTCCAGGGCAGAATCCAGATCATCCGCTTTGGCTTCAGCCAGGGGTTCAATATTGGTCGCTAATCCCGATGGGGGAGGAGCCGTGACATTTGGGAGTTCCAGATCCTGGGCCATTCTGGTCGGTTGGCCGATCGCGGGTATGCCAGCCTGAGATTCTAGAATGGACAAGTCCTGAACAGCATCCCCACCGTCAACGGTTGAATCGCCATCCAGATTGTCCAACAGGGACAGGTCCGGCTCACTCAGATTTAAATCGGACAGGTCTAACTCTTCCAGATCAAGATCTTTCAGGCTGCTATGGTCTTCTCGCCCAAAGGTTGATCCTGACCTGGGTTGGGGGGGAATGGGCGGTAACTCGATACCCGGGTAGGGCAGCTTGAATCCGCCCAGAACTTCTTCCGGCTTGCCACCTGGATGGGGAGAAGGAGAGGAGGTTCGGGCAGGGTCTGGAGGGAGGGGAAAGACCAGTGGTGATTTGGTTGGCACTTCAGTTTGGGATTCTCCGATCGCCGACCCGAGCGGGGGCGCAGAAGACTGCATAAACGAGGATGCCTCCCGGCCCAATTGTTGGGCCAGATGGTTCACCAGTGCGGTAAACATCACCTCCCCCTGATTGCCCAGACTGTGCATCCGGTCAATCCCTTGAGACAGAGACTCCTGATAGCTCTGAATATTCCGGTTGAGTGCTTCAAAAATCGTACTTAAGGTCGAGTCCAGGGACATCAATAACTGATCTGATCGGGCCTGCAGAGCCTGGAGATGTTCAACCCGCTGGGCTGGATGCAGCAATGGGGAAGATTGCATGTCCGGTGGTAGGGCTGCCTGTGGATATCCTTCATAATTGAAAGAACGGCTCTCCATGGCCAGCATTGCTTGGGCAACCTGCTGAGATAGGCGCTCTTGCAATTGCCCCATCAGGCCCTGCAGGAACTCTGCAATCATCTGTTGCTGATGGGCAGACGGAAGCGCATTTTGTTCCTGCCGTTTGGCCTCTAGTTGGCGGATCTCATGGAGCATAATTTCCCGCTGCTGCCGGAGGGCTTCTAGTTCTGCCTGTAACGGCTGGGTCAGACTAGATCGCAGATATCCCATCTCCTGGACGACTGCCTGTAAAATCTGCTGGGCCGCATCTGGTTGAGCAGGCCTGGTATAGGGATCTCCATAGCCCTGAGGGGAATAGGCCCCGTAGGAAGTTCCCTCCGATCGACGCTGAAGAGCCTGCTCCTGTTGCAAAGTTTGCTGTTGTAGAGCAGCCAGATAATTACGAATCCGTTCCAGAAGTTGCCGTTGCTCGATCGCCTCTCCTGACATTACCCAGGGTAATCGTGGACCTGCCTTACTGAGAACACGATCAATTTCAGCAACTAACGTTTGAATCTGGTCTTTTTGGGGATTCACAGTGCGACCTTTAGGTAGAACTCTTCACACTTGTAGGAGCTAATATACATCTATTGTTATCGATTACATTGAGATTAAAGCCCTGATCGACTTTAATTGTCACCAACTGCAGGATGATGTATAGCCGCAAGAATTAGGTTTTCTTTTTCTGAAACCCATCTCTTTTCTACTGTCTTATTTTTCCCTACTGCTGCAGTTTCAGAACGACCAGATTGAGTGTAATCAGATTCAGCTCAAAGTGGGCAATCCCCAAACCGTTTAGACTAAGGGGAATTCCAAACTTGAGTTAAGCTATTGCTATTGATACAAAATTCTGCCTAAAGTGTCGATATAAGTTCTATTTTCGCAATATCACCCCTTTCCCAGCACCTACCGTAATTCCATTAACCTGTGCGCTTGCTTTTCCTGCCCGTTTTTACTTGACATCCTGGATTCGATATTTAGACAAACTGTGACTTCACGCTGATTCTGTTTTTATCTGCTTTACTGGTAACGGTGTGGCCACCCAGTCCCAGTCAGGAGTCATTGTATTATTTAGTTCTCTCAAGATGTATCAGGCTACTGGTCCCATGGAAGACCGATTCAGCACTCGTGAATCTAACCCTAACAATGCCCTAATTCGCTCTGCCCCGTTTTTTCAGGGTATTCCGGAGTCTGCTGTGGAGAAGGCCACCTGCCATGTGGTGACTCGCAGTCATCCTCCTAACCAGGTCATCTTACTGGAGAATGACTGGGGCACTTCCGTGTACTTTATTCTGGACGGTTGGGTCAAAATTCGAACCTATAATCTGGATGGTAAGGAGATCACACTTAATATTCTGGGAAAAGGGGAACTGTTTGGAGAGATGGCTCCTCTGGATGAAGTTCCCCGATCGACAGATGTGATTACTGTTGCCCAAACCGTGATTGGCAATATGCCAGCCCAGGACTTTGTTCAACTCATCCATACTGAACCCCTGGCCGGGATTCGACTGGCTCAGTTGATGGCCCGCCGCTTACGTCAGGTGAATCGCCGGTTGCGCCTGCGAGAGACCGACAGTACGTCTCGGGTTGCTGATATTCTGCTGTTTCTGGCTGAAGGCCAGGGCAGACGGACTGCGGAAGGTGTAGAAATCCCGAATCTGCCTCATCGGGAGTTGAGCAGTCTCAGTGGTCTGGCCCGCGAAACAGTCACCCGAGTTTTAAATAAGTTGGAGAAGAAGGGGCTGATTCTGCGCGATCGAGATACCCTCTGTATTCCAGATGTCCATGCGGTAGAACGGATGCTCGTATAAGTTTACCTTTCCCTGTGATGGGCCTGACTTACAGGGAGTAGGACTGTGTTTCATCCCCTGCAATTTCAGTTTCTCATTGCATTGGGGGAGAGAAATACAAGCTGGTTGTCAGTTTTGCCTGAATTTGCATGAATGACTTTATCGAAGACAGTTCTCCAGTCCCCCTTACAGCTAGAAACAAGAAAACCCAGCCAGTGGTCAGGGGTCCCCTGGCTATGGTAGAGACGGCCTTTCTGTCCAGTACTTCCAGCCTGATCTGGCTCGTTAACTATTACTTTCCCCTGGGGCCACTGTTGCGGATTTTCTTTCCGACACCGATCGCCCTGTTGTATCTGCGTTGGGGAGGACGAGCAGCCTGGATGGGTACCCTGGTTTCCGGCCTGCTGCTGGCAGTGTTGATGGGGCCACTGCGAAGCCTGCTTTTCGTCATGCCCTTTGGGCTGATGGGTATCCAACTGGGCGCGATGTGGCGACGGGGTTCTGGCTGGCCCTTAACAATTGCTGTAGGTACCCTGATTGGTAGTTTTGGGTTTTTCTTCCGGATCTGGCTGGTTTCCCTGATGCTGGGGGATGATCTGTGGCTCTATCTAATGATGCAGATTACCAAACTGGCTGAGTGGCTGTTTGTAAAACTAGGGCTTCTGATTCAGCCCAGCCTCTCGATCGTGCAAATCATCGCGATCGCAATGATCATCCTGAATAATCTAATCTATGTCTTTGTGGTTCATCTGGTTGCCTGGATGCTGCTGGATCGCCTCGGCAACCCCATTCCCAAACCACCCCGATGGGTCGAAGTGCTGATGGACTATGAGGCAGATTAGCGGTGTTAACCGTTTACACCCAGTCTCAGCAGGGATGGCAATGGCTGGAGTGCTATCGCAACCAGAAGCCCCTGTTTGCTTGTATTTTAGGGTTTACGGAAACGGGCCTGATTCCAGGAATTTCTGCTGCCGGAGCCACTCCAGACGATCGCCGTTACACTGCGATCGCTGATGCTGAATTTCTCTACCATGGTCCCCAGCTTCAGCCGCAACATGCCCTACCACCCCTTCAGGCTGGAGCGACCCCGGCTCTGATCTCCCGCGCTGTCCTTGCCGCCCAACAGATTCCCATCTCCCTGTTCAATGCGGGCCTTCCCCAACCCCCAACTGTGCCCTGCATTGACCTAGAGGGAAGCCCAGCCGCCTGTGTCAGCACAGGCAAGGCTCTGGATATTGCCATTGTGCATCATTTGCTGCAGCAAGGTCTGGATTGGGGGGCCAGATTGGCCGACTCTGTTCCTGGACGCTATTTGATTTTGGGAGAATGTGTAGTGGGGGGGACTACTACCGCCCTGGCACTTTTAACAGGCCTAGGGTACGAGGCTACAACCAAGGTCAACAGCAGCCACCCAGCCTGCAATCACCGCCAAAAGTGGGCCGTAGTCCGGCAGGGGATACAGGCTATGGTAG is a genomic window containing:
- a CDS encoding tetratricopeptide repeat protein, with the translated sequence MDIGGSLPVLYLSLLLVLLSAAAFFIVRQAIQTRKIEGTLSRLEGKLAKEKGTAQEYYELGGIYLQKKLFSQAVKQFERALKAPTLETVESAPIYNALGFAYFAQEQYDIAIRQYKEALKIKPEYVTALNNLGHAYERKQLIPSAIETYEQVLNLEPQNGVAKRRLEALQKRLVPSS
- a CDS encoding transporter substrate-binding domain-containing protein; this encodes MTLLSLLTIFPLIIRPAFTADLATIRQRQRLIVAVKDNLRPLGFRTSSGQLTGLEIDIARRLALEILGRDDAITLHPVLNRDRLPAVLEDRVDLVIARLTVTGPRARLVSFSTPYYIDGTGLITARHSIRHLKDLRNQPIAVLKNSTTIDTVRYFLPSAKLIGVDSYASALQLLQGGQAVAFAGDVTVLSGWAQEYSQYKILPTLLSAEPLCVVMPKGKQYDDLRRQVNGALDRWRKEGWLQERAEFWGLPVVVMQEGNSNLNVHR
- the rplT gene encoding 50S ribosomal protein L20, with protein sequence MTRVKRGNVARKRRDKILKLAQGFRGSHSTLFRTANQQVMKALRNAYRDRRKRKRDFRRLWITRINAAVRPYGMSYSKLIGNLKKVDVQINRKMLAQMAVLDPSGFSQVVQLAAQAK
- the rpmI gene encoding 50S ribosomal protein L35; protein product: MPKLKTRKAAAKRFRATGSGKILHRQTNRNHLLQHKGATRKNRLAHFALVNERDEENVRLMLPYL
- the pgsA gene encoding CDP-diacylglycerol--glycerol-3-phosphate 3-phosphatidyltransferase, encoding MNIPTWITVSRLAVVPFLLYVLHQPTSQQRWIALILFTIGASTDWLDGYLARQWNQVTDLGKFLDPLVDKLLVLAPLLALVELEQVPAWGVFLILARELGIAGWRVNPGKTITGANLWGKLKTVSQILAVSLLIAPLPELWQQPALIAFWVSVSLTLISGAIYLWPEKKSNSVAFKANSAVE
- a CDS encoding sugar transferase; its protein translation is MITTDITPTVIPISISTPVLTGLKFKSLASPANVHPSTVSKFKRLVDVVGALVGLTFTALIFIPLAIAVQLDNPGPVLYSQIRCGLKGRPFRIWKFRSMVVDADQLKHLVNNEAKGSIFKNRNDPRITRVGRFLRKTSLDELPQFWNVLMGDMSLVGTRPPTVDEVLRYKQHHWKRLDVKPGITGEWQVNGRSSVKDFEDIIRLDLLYQRKWSLAYDLSLILKTFWVVLKKEGAC
- a CDS encoding Crp/Fnr family transcriptional regulator codes for the protein MEDRFSTRESNPNNALIRSAPFFQGIPESAVEKATCHVVTRSHPPNQVILLENDWGTSVYFILDGWVKIRTYNLDGKEITLNILGKGELFGEMAPLDEVPRSTDVITVAQTVIGNMPAQDFVQLIHTEPLAGIRLAQLMARRLRQVNRRLRLRETDSTSRVADILLFLAEGQGRRTAEGVEIPNLPHRELSSLSGLARETVTRVLNKLEKKGLILRDRDTLCIPDVHAVERMLV
- a CDS encoding DUF2232 domain-containing protein: MNDFIEDSSPVPLTARNKKTQPVVRGPLAMVETAFLSSTSSLIWLVNYYFPLGPLLRIFFPTPIALLYLRWGGRAAWMGTLVSGLLLAVLMGPLRSLLFVMPFGLMGIQLGAMWRRGSGWPLTIAVGTLIGSFGFFFRIWLVSLMLGDDLWLYLMMQITKLAEWLFVKLGLLIQPSLSIVQIIAIAMIILNNLIYVFVVHLVAWMLLDRLGNPIPKPPRWVEVLMDYEAD
- the cobT gene encoding nicotinate mononucleotide-dependent phosphoribosyltransferase CobT, which produces MLTVYTQSQQGWQWLECYRNQKPLFACILGFTETGLIPGISAAGATPDDRRYTAIADAEFLYHGPQLQPQHALPPLQAGATPALISRAVLAAQQIPISLFNAGLPQPPTVPCIDLEGSPAACVSTGKALDIAIVHHLLQQGLDWGARLADSVPGRYLILGECVVGGTTTALALLTGLGYEATTKVNSSHPACNHRQKWAVVRQGIQAMVASGTPLPDKSQPLEWVAAVGDPMQVVVAGMAIAASRTCGVLLAGGTQMLAVYALARTITEAYGLSWKPQQVIVGTTRWVAEDPTGDTIGLAVMIGGVSLIATQLSFATSSYPQLRAYEQGYVKEGVGAGGCAIAAHLYQAWGQSELLQTIDALLAESGTTGIV